From the Clarias gariepinus isolate MV-2021 ecotype Netherlands chromosome 3, CGAR_prim_01v2, whole genome shotgun sequence genome, one window contains:
- the rnf19a gene encoding E3 ubiquitin-protein ligase RNF19A isoform X2 — translation MKCCCARDSKGPVEIQSGDSERRQASRSHDPVPPPCLNVPPSPLEALPLPPSPPSPPFSPSSPSSSSSTSPDSTVPYREMSLHHHQTQDSERDLPSSSSVRKTPKKRGISLRSLFRRRRLDPKSRKSRAQAGGVDGIASIESVVQSEMQQQQQQQQQQQQDVASTSTVSSASSVSSEFLECPLCLLRHARDRFPDIMTCHHRSCADCLRQYLRIEISESRVNISCPECSERFNPHDIRMILGDRALMEKYEEFMLRRWLAADPDCRWCPAPDCGYAVIAFGCASCPKITCGREGCGTEFCYHCKQLWHPNQTCDAARQQRAQSLRLRPFRSSSLSYSQESGAADDIKPCPRCAAYIIKMNDGSCNHMTCAVCGCEFCWLCMKEISDLHYLSPSGCTFWGKKPWSRKKKILWQLGTLVGAPIGIALIAGIAIPAMIIGIPVYVGRKIHSRYEGKEISKHKRNLVIAGGVTLSVIVSPVMAAVTVGIGVPIMLAYVYGVVPISLCRSGGCGVSAGNGKGVRIEFDDENDMNVGGGAAATDSTSVAETRQNASIGGSVGGLTGSLSASGSHMERIGAMRDNVSENASTMALTGSLSGSTVGHCFNRLEVQADVQKERCSLSGESGTVSLGTISDNASTKAMAGSILNAYMPLDREGSSMEVQVDVESKLGKLRHHSGSSSMEEGSTGGRAVCSSTCPHDGKYGSGKKSKGKMRKKTGSTKINETREDMDAQLLEQRSTNSSEFDSPSLSGSLPSVADSHCSHFSEFSCSDLDASRPPNAISPLPEVENDRLENSPAPRALCSAPLSPGSSPKERNNNAAQAGTPARNVCIQTEI, via the exons ATGAAATGCTGCTGCGCTCGTGACTCGAAAG GTCCAGTAGAGATCCAGTCCGGTGACTCTGAGCGGAGACAAGCGTCCCGGTCTCACGATCCAGTCCCACCGCCATGTCTTAACGTCCCGCCCTCTCCTCTAGAAGCCCtgcccctccctccctcccctcCCTCTCCCCCCTTTTCTCCCTCTTCCCCATCCTCATCTTCCTCGACTTCTCCCGACTCTACTGTTCCCTACAGAGAGATGAGTCTGCACCATCACCAAACCCAGGACTCGGAGCGGGAccttccctcctcctcctccgtcaGAAAGACGCCAAAAAAGCGGGGGATCTCGCTCCGTTCGCTTTTCCGGAGGCGCCGCTTGGACCCAAAGTCGCGTAAGTCTCGAGCGCAGGCTGGAGGCGTGGATGGCATCGCTAGCATCGAGAGTGTGGTCCAGTCAgaaatgcaacaacaacaacaacaacagcagcagcagcagcaggatgTAGCGTCCACATCCACGGTCTCCTCCGCCTCATCCGTGTCTTCCGAGTTCCTGGAGTGTCCCCTGTGCCTGCTGCGCCACGCCAGAGACCGCTTCCCCGACATCATGACGTGTCACCATCGCTCGTGCGCCGACTGTCTGAGGCAGTACCTGCGCATCGAGATCTCGGAGAGCCGTGTGAACATCAGCTGCCCCGAGTGCTCCGAGCGCTTCAACCCCCACGACATTCGCATGATCCTCGGGGACCGCGCCCTCATGGAGAAGTACGAGGAGTTCATGCTCCGGAGGTGGCTCGCCGCGGACCCCGATTGTCGCTGGTGCCCCGCCCCCGACTGCGG CTATGCTGTGATTGCGTTTGGCTGCGCGAGCTGCCCGAAGATCACGTGTGGACGTGAGGGGTGTGGCACAGAGTTCTGTTATCACTGTAAACAGCTGTGGCACCCGAACCAGACGTGCGACGCCGCGAGACAGCAGCGAGCTCAGAGCCTGAGACTGAGACCCTTCAGGTCCTCCTCACTTAGCTACAGCCAGGAGAGCGGCGCTGCGG ACGATATAAAGCCCTGCCCCCGCTGCGCCGCATACATCATCAAGATGAACGACGGGAGCTGCAATCACATGACCTGCGCCGTGTGCGGCTGCGAGTTCTGCTGGCTCTGCATGAAGGAGATCTCCGACCTGCACTACTTAAG TCCTTCAGGCTGCACCTTCTGGGGTAAGAAGCCATGGAGCCGGAAGAAGAAGATCTTGTGGCAGTTGGGGACGCTGGTCGGAGCGCCCATCGGCATCGCGCTGATCGCCGGCATAGCCATCCCGGCTATGATCATCGGGATTCCTGTCTACGTGGGCAGAAAG ATTCACAGCCGATACGAAGGAAAAGAAATCTCCAAGCACAAGAGGAACCTGGTGATTGCGGGCGGCGTGACGCTGTCTGTCATCGTGTCGCCGGTGATGGCTGCTGTAACCGTTG GTATCGGAGTGCCCATCATGCTGGCTTACGTGTACGGCGTGGTCCCCATCTCTCTGTGCCGTAGTGGAGGCTGCGGCGTGTCTGCGGGAAACGGAAAAGGAGTGCGAATCGAGTTCGACGACGAGAACGACATGAATGTGGGCGGAGGCGCCGCAGCGACAG aCAGTACGTCGGTGGCGGAGACAAGGCAGAACGCGAGTATCGGGGGGAGCGTGGGCGGTCTGACGGGCAGCCTGAGTGCTAGCGGGAGTCACATGGAGCGGATCGGAGCCATGAGGGACAACGTAAGCGAAAACGCCAGCACCATGGCGCTTACAGGAAGTCTTTCAGGCAGCACCGTGGGCCACTGCTTCAACAG gttggAGGTTCAGGCTGATGTACAGAAGGAGCGCTGCAGTCTGAGTGGAGAGTCGGGTACAGTCAGTTTGGGGACAATCAGTGACAACGCAAGTACCAAAGCCATGGCTGGATCCATCCTTAATGCCTACATGCCTCTGGACAG agaGGGCAGCAGCATGGAGGTGCAGGTGGATGTGGAGTCTAAACTCGGGAAGCTGCGACACCACAGCGGCAGCAGCAGCATGGAGGAGGGCAGCACCGGGGGCAGAGCCGTCTGCTCCTCCACCTGCCCCCACGATGGCAAATACGGCTCGGGGAAAAAGAGCAAGGGCAAGATGCGCAAGAAGACGGGCAGCACCAAGATCAACGAGACGCGGGAGGATATGGATGCGCAGCTGCTGGAGCAGCGCAGCACCAACTCGAGCGAGTTCGACTCTCCATCCCTGAGCGGCAGCCTGCCCTCTGTCGCCGACTCGCACTGCAGCCACTTCTCAGAGTTCAGCTGCTCCGACCTCGACGCCTCCCGTCCCCCCAACGCCATCAGCCCTCTCCCTGAGGTGGAGAATGACCGCTTGGAGAACAGCCCCGCCCCCCGTGCACTCTGCTCCGCCCCCCTCAGCCCGGGGAGCTCCCCTAAAGAACGCAATAACAACGCTGCTCAGGCCGGCACCCCGGCGCGCAACGTCTGTATTCAAACTGAGATTTAG
- the rnf19a gene encoding E3 ubiquitin-protein ligase RNF19A isoform X1, which produces MKCCCARDSKGPVEIQSGDSERRQASRSHDPVPPPCLNVPPSPLEALPLPPSPPSPPFSPSSPSSSSSTSPDSTVPYREMSLHHHQTQDSERDLPSSSSVRKTPKKRGISLRSLFRRRRLDPKSRKSRAQAGGVDGIASIESVVQSEMQQQQQQQQQQQQDVASTSTVSSASSVSSEFLECPLCLLRHARDRFPDIMTCHHRSCADCLRQYLRIEISESRVNISCPECSERFNPHDIRMILGDRALMEKYEEFMLRRWLAADPDCRWCPAPDCGYAVIAFGCASCPKITCGREGCGTEFCYHCKQLWHPNQTCDAARQQRAQSLRLRPFRSSSLSYSQESGAAADDIKPCPRCAAYIIKMNDGSCNHMTCAVCGCEFCWLCMKEISDLHYLSPSGCTFWGKKPWSRKKKILWQLGTLVGAPIGIALIAGIAIPAMIIGIPVYVGRKIHSRYEGKEISKHKRNLVIAGGVTLSVIVSPVMAAVTVGIGVPIMLAYVYGVVPISLCRSGGCGVSAGNGKGVRIEFDDENDMNVGGGAAATDSTSVAETRQNASIGGSVGGLTGSLSASGSHMERIGAMRDNVSENASTMALTGSLSGSTVGHCFNRLEVQADVQKERCSLSGESGTVSLGTISDNASTKAMAGSILNAYMPLDREGSSMEVQVDVESKLGKLRHHSGSSSMEEGSTGGRAVCSSTCPHDGKYGSGKKSKGKMRKKTGSTKINETREDMDAQLLEQRSTNSSEFDSPSLSGSLPSVADSHCSHFSEFSCSDLDASRPPNAISPLPEVENDRLENSPAPRALCSAPLSPGSSPKERNNNAAQAGTPARNVCIQTEI; this is translated from the exons ATGAAATGCTGCTGCGCTCGTGACTCGAAAG GTCCAGTAGAGATCCAGTCCGGTGACTCTGAGCGGAGACAAGCGTCCCGGTCTCACGATCCAGTCCCACCGCCATGTCTTAACGTCCCGCCCTCTCCTCTAGAAGCCCtgcccctccctccctcccctcCCTCTCCCCCCTTTTCTCCCTCTTCCCCATCCTCATCTTCCTCGACTTCTCCCGACTCTACTGTTCCCTACAGAGAGATGAGTCTGCACCATCACCAAACCCAGGACTCGGAGCGGGAccttccctcctcctcctccgtcaGAAAGACGCCAAAAAAGCGGGGGATCTCGCTCCGTTCGCTTTTCCGGAGGCGCCGCTTGGACCCAAAGTCGCGTAAGTCTCGAGCGCAGGCTGGAGGCGTGGATGGCATCGCTAGCATCGAGAGTGTGGTCCAGTCAgaaatgcaacaacaacaacaacaacagcagcagcagcagcaggatgTAGCGTCCACATCCACGGTCTCCTCCGCCTCATCCGTGTCTTCCGAGTTCCTGGAGTGTCCCCTGTGCCTGCTGCGCCACGCCAGAGACCGCTTCCCCGACATCATGACGTGTCACCATCGCTCGTGCGCCGACTGTCTGAGGCAGTACCTGCGCATCGAGATCTCGGAGAGCCGTGTGAACATCAGCTGCCCCGAGTGCTCCGAGCGCTTCAACCCCCACGACATTCGCATGATCCTCGGGGACCGCGCCCTCATGGAGAAGTACGAGGAGTTCATGCTCCGGAGGTGGCTCGCCGCGGACCCCGATTGTCGCTGGTGCCCCGCCCCCGACTGCGG CTATGCTGTGATTGCGTTTGGCTGCGCGAGCTGCCCGAAGATCACGTGTGGACGTGAGGGGTGTGGCACAGAGTTCTGTTATCACTGTAAACAGCTGTGGCACCCGAACCAGACGTGCGACGCCGCGAGACAGCAGCGAGCTCAGAGCCTGAGACTGAGACCCTTCAGGTCCTCCTCACTTAGCTACAGCCAGGAGAGCGGCGCTGCGG cagACGATATAAAGCCCTGCCCCCGCTGCGCCGCATACATCATCAAGATGAACGACGGGAGCTGCAATCACATGACCTGCGCCGTGTGCGGCTGCGAGTTCTGCTGGCTCTGCATGAAGGAGATCTCCGACCTGCACTACTTAAG TCCTTCAGGCTGCACCTTCTGGGGTAAGAAGCCATGGAGCCGGAAGAAGAAGATCTTGTGGCAGTTGGGGACGCTGGTCGGAGCGCCCATCGGCATCGCGCTGATCGCCGGCATAGCCATCCCGGCTATGATCATCGGGATTCCTGTCTACGTGGGCAGAAAG ATTCACAGCCGATACGAAGGAAAAGAAATCTCCAAGCACAAGAGGAACCTGGTGATTGCGGGCGGCGTGACGCTGTCTGTCATCGTGTCGCCGGTGATGGCTGCTGTAACCGTTG GTATCGGAGTGCCCATCATGCTGGCTTACGTGTACGGCGTGGTCCCCATCTCTCTGTGCCGTAGTGGAGGCTGCGGCGTGTCTGCGGGAAACGGAAAAGGAGTGCGAATCGAGTTCGACGACGAGAACGACATGAATGTGGGCGGAGGCGCCGCAGCGACAG aCAGTACGTCGGTGGCGGAGACAAGGCAGAACGCGAGTATCGGGGGGAGCGTGGGCGGTCTGACGGGCAGCCTGAGTGCTAGCGGGAGTCACATGGAGCGGATCGGAGCCATGAGGGACAACGTAAGCGAAAACGCCAGCACCATGGCGCTTACAGGAAGTCTTTCAGGCAGCACCGTGGGCCACTGCTTCAACAG gttggAGGTTCAGGCTGATGTACAGAAGGAGCGCTGCAGTCTGAGTGGAGAGTCGGGTACAGTCAGTTTGGGGACAATCAGTGACAACGCAAGTACCAAAGCCATGGCTGGATCCATCCTTAATGCCTACATGCCTCTGGACAG agaGGGCAGCAGCATGGAGGTGCAGGTGGATGTGGAGTCTAAACTCGGGAAGCTGCGACACCACAGCGGCAGCAGCAGCATGGAGGAGGGCAGCACCGGGGGCAGAGCCGTCTGCTCCTCCACCTGCCCCCACGATGGCAAATACGGCTCGGGGAAAAAGAGCAAGGGCAAGATGCGCAAGAAGACGGGCAGCACCAAGATCAACGAGACGCGGGAGGATATGGATGCGCAGCTGCTGGAGCAGCGCAGCACCAACTCGAGCGAGTTCGACTCTCCATCCCTGAGCGGCAGCCTGCCCTCTGTCGCCGACTCGCACTGCAGCCACTTCTCAGAGTTCAGCTGCTCCGACCTCGACGCCTCCCGTCCCCCCAACGCCATCAGCCCTCTCCCTGAGGTGGAGAATGACCGCTTGGAGAACAGCCCCGCCCCCCGTGCACTCTGCTCCGCCCCCCTCAGCCCGGGGAGCTCCCCTAAAGAACGCAATAACAACGCTGCTCAGGCCGGCACCCCGGCGCGCAACGTCTGTATTCAAACTGAGATTTAG